From one Triticum urartu cultivar G1812 chromosome 3, Tu2.1, whole genome shotgun sequence genomic stretch:
- the LOC125548510 gene encoding high-affinity nitrate transporter 2.3 — MEGESKPAAMGVQAAPKGKFRMPVDSDNKATEFWLFSFARPHMSAFHLSWFSFFCCFVSTFAAPPLLPLIRDNLGLTGKDIGNAGIASVSGAVFARLAMGTACDLVGPRLASAAIILLTTPAVYCSAIIDSASSFLLVRFFTGFSLASFVSTQFWMSSMFSSPKVGLANGVAGGWGNLGGGAVQFIMPLVYEIVRKIGSTDFVAWRIAFFIPGIMQTFSAIAVLAFGQDMPDGNYRKLHKSGEMHKDSFGNVLRHAVTNYRAWILALTYGYCFGVELAVDNIVAQYFYDRFDVNLHTAGLIAASFGMANIISRPGGGLMSDWLSDRFGMRGRLWGLWVVQTIGGVLCVVLGVVDYSFGASVAVMILFSFFVQAACGLTFGIVPFVSRRSLGLISGMTGGGGNVGAVLTQVIFFRGTKYKTETGIMYMGLMILACTLPITLIYFPQWGGMFAGPRKGATAEEYYSQEWTEEERAKGYSAATERFAENSVREGGRRAASGSQSRHTVPVDGSPADV; from the coding sequence ATGGAGGGGGAGTCGAAGCCGGCGGCGATGGGGGTGCAGGCGGCGCCCAAGGGCAAGTTCAGGATGCCGGTGGACTCGGACAACAAGGCCACCGAGTTCTGGCTCTTCTCGTTCGCGAGGCCGCACATGAGCGCCTTCCACCTCTCGTGGTTCTCCttcttctgctgcttcgtctCCACCTTCGCGGCGCCGCCGCTCCTGCCGCTCATCCGGGACAACCTTGGCCTCACGGGCAAGGACATCGGCAACGCCGGGATCGCGTCCGTGTCCGGCGCCGTGTTCGCGCGTCTCGCCATGGGCACGGCCTGCGACCTGGTCGGGCCCCGCCTGGCGTCCGCGGCCATCATACTGCTCACCACCCCCGCGGTGTACTGCTCGGCCATCATCGACTCCGCGTCGTCCTTCCTGCTCGTGCGCTTCTTCACGGGCTTCTCGCTCGCCTCCTTCGTGTCCACGCAGTTCTGGATGAGCTCCATGTTCTCGTCGCCCAAGGTGGGGCTGGCCAACGGCGTCGCGGGAGGCTGGGGCAACCTCGGCGGGGGCGCCGTGCAGTTCATCATGCCGCTCGTGTACGAGATCGTCCGCAAGATCGGCAGCACGGACTTCGTCGCGTGGCGCATCGCCTTCTTCATCCCGGGCATCATGCAGACGTTCTCGGCCATCGCCGTGCTGGCGTTCGGGCAGGACATGCCGGACGGCAACTACCGTAAGCTGCACAAGAGCGGGGAGATGCACAAGGACAGCTTCGGCAACGTGCTGCGCCACGCGGTCACCAACTACCGCGCCTGGATCCTGGCGCTCACCTACGGCTACTGCTTCGGCGTCGAGCTCGCCGTCGACAACATCGTGGCGCAGTACTTCTACGACCGCTTCGACGTGAACCTCCACACGGCCGGGCTCATCGCCGCCAGCTTCGGGATGGCCAACATCATCTCCCGCCCCGGCGGCGGGCTCATGTCCGACTGGCTGTCCGACCGGTTCGGCATGCGCGGCAGGCTGTGGGGGCTGTGGGTCGTGCAGACCATCGGCGGCGTCCTCTGCGTGGTGCTCGGCGTCGTCGACTACTCGTTCGGCGCGTCGGTGGCCGTCATGATACTCTTCTCCTTCTTCGTGCAGGCCGCGTGCGGGCTCACGTTCGGCATCGTGCCGTTCGTGTCGCGGCGGTCGCTGGGGCTCATCTCCGGGATGACCGGCGGGGGCGGCAACGTGGGGGCCGTGCTGACGCAGGTCATCTTCTTCCGCGGCACCAAGTACAAGACGGAGACGGGGATCATGTACATGGGGCTGATGATCCTGGCGTGCACGCTGCCCATCACGCTCATCTACTTCCCGCAGTGGGGCGGCATGTTCGCCGGGCCGCGGAAGGGGGCGACGGCGGAGGAGTACTACAGCCAGGAGTGGACCGAGGAGGAGCGGGCCAAGGGGTACAGCGCCGCGACCGAGCGTTTCGCGGAGAACAGCGTGCGTGAGGGCGGGCGGAGGGCGGCGTCGGGCAGCCAGTCAAGGCACACCGTCCCCGTCGACGGGTCGCCGGCAGACGTGTGA